One genomic window of Struthio camelus isolate bStrCam1 chromosome 1, bStrCam1.hap1, whole genome shotgun sequence includes the following:
- the KCTD21 gene encoding BTB/POZ domain-containing protein KCTD21: MSEPITLNVGGKLYTTSLSTLTSFPDSMLGAMFSGKMPTKKDSQGNCFIDRDGKIFRYILNFLRTSHLDLPEDFQEMGLLRREVDFYQIQPLIEALQEKEVELSKAEKNAMLNITLDQKTQTVHFTVREAPQIYSLSSSNMEVFSAHIFSTSCLFLKLLGSKLYYCFNGNLSSISSYLQDPNHLTLDWVASVEGLPEEEYTRQNLKRLWVVPDNKQINSFQVFVEEVLKIAMGDGFCIDSSHPHTSDFMKNKIIRLIRYK, encoded by the coding sequence ATGTCAGAACCTATCACGCTCAATGTTGGAGGAAAACTCTATACCACCTCTCTGTCTACCCTGACTAGCTTTCCAGACTCCATGCTGGGGGCCATGTTTAGTGGGAAGATGCCAACCAAGAAGGACAGCCAAGGCAACTGCTTTATCGACAGAGATGGCAAAATCTTCCGCTATATCCTGAACTTCCTAAGAACTTCCCACTTGGACCTCCCTGAAGACTTTCAGGAAATGGGCTTACTTCGACGGGAGGTAGATTTTTATCAAATTCAACCACTGATTGAGGCCTTGCAGGAGAAGGAGGTGGAGCTTtctaaagctgagaaaaatgCCATGCTCAACATCACCCTTGATCAGAAGACCCAGACTGTCCACTTCACTGTTCGAGAAGCACCTCAGATCTACAGCCTGTCTTCCTCCAATATGGAAGTGTTCAGCGCTCATATCTTCTCCACATCATGTCTGTTCCTGAAGCTTCTAGGTTCCAAACTTTACTATTGCTTCAATGGAAATCTCTCTTCAATATCCAGCTACCTACAAGATCCCAACCATTTGACCTTAGATTGGGTTGCAAGCGTGGAAGGCCTACCAGAAGAGGAGTACACTAGGCAGAACTTAAAGAGACTCTGGGTGGTGCCTGATAATAAGCAAATCAATAGTTTCCAGGTATTTGTGGAAGAAGTGCTAAAAATAGCCATGGGTGATGGTTTCTGCATAGATTCTTCTCACCCACATACTTcagatttcatgaaaaataagattattCGCCTAATTCGGTACAAGTAG